From a region of the Lactuca sativa cultivar Salinas chromosome 4, Lsat_Salinas_v11, whole genome shotgun sequence genome:
- the LOC111884829 gene encoding uncharacterized protein LOC111884829, giving the protein MMISTSSFLTIKFPSSSLQTTSKYPPRYLPQFTVFASSTPPISMATAGAGESTSRTSTTIQSAVPNSSITLLFVEMGVGYDQHGQDVTKAAMKACRDAISSNSIPAFRRGSIPGVSFDRMKLQIKLGVPQSLQSSLDIEKVKSVFPYGKIENVEVVDGGLICSSGVHVEEMGDKDDNCYIVNAAVYVGY; this is encoded by the exons ATGATGATTAGCACCAGTTCATTCCTCACAATCAAATTCCCATCTTCTTCTCTTCAAACAACTTCCAAATATCCTCCACGATATCTTCCTCAATTTACAGTGTTTGCATCCTCAACACCGCCGATTTCCATGGCAACTGCCGGCGCCGGGGAATCCACCTCACGAACTTCTACCACAATCCAATCCGCTGTTCCGAACTCTTCTATTACACTATTGTTTGTTGAAATGGGAGTTGGTTACGATCAGCATGG GCAAGATGTCACGAAAGCAGCAATGAAGGCTTGTAGGGACGCTATCTCTTCCAATTCAATTCCTGCCTTCCGTAGAG GGTCCATACCCGGTGTTTCATTTGACCGAATGAAATTACAGATAAAACTAGGAGTTCCTCAATCTCTTCAATCCAGCTTGGATATTGAGAAAGTCAAATCTGTTTTCCCCTA TGGGAAAATTGAGAATGTTGAAGTGGTGGATGGTGGATTGATATGCTCAAGTGGTGTCCATGTTGAAGAAATGGGAGATAAGGATGATAATTGTTACATAGTTAATGCAGCTGTTTATGTTGGTTATTGA
- the LOC111884838 gene encoding protein trichome birefringence-like 38 — protein MDFGYQSKIFLLLLLLVLQVQVLVAETQVLSLSTFSSNFSVSSSLRGKRVVKRKPVGRRGLLGCDLYKGKWIVDNSYPVYVASSCPYIDSEFDCLKHGRSDTQYLKYAWKPDTCDLPRFNGVNLLNKWRGKKVMFVGDSLSLNQWESLACLLHASVPNSKATFLRRDGLTSLAFQDYGVTIYLYRTPYLVDIQKQSIGNVLNLNSIQGGDTWKGMDVLVFNSWHWWTHTGDLQPFDYIQDGSTITKDMDRLAAYYKGMSTWGRWVDLNVDPSKTKVFFQGISPTHYMGKEWGSSSRNCYGELQPIEGSSYPTGLPEAQVVLNKVLSNVKKPVILLDITTLSQLRKDAHPSSYSDSGVDCSHWCVPGLPDTWNQLMYASFLT, from the exons AACATTCAGTAGCAATTTTAGTGTTAGTAGTTCCTTGAGGGGAAAAAGAGTGGTTAAGAGAAAACCCGTGGGAAGAAGAGGGTTGTTAGGGTGTGATTTGTACAAAGGAAAATGGATTGTAGACAATTCATATCCTGTTTATGTAGCTTCAAGCTGTCCTTACATTGATTCAGAGTTCGATTGTCTTAAACATGGTCGTTCAGACACTCAGTATCTCAAGTATGCCTGGAAACCAGATACTTGCGACCTCCCCag GTTTAATGGGGTGAATTTGTTGAACAAATGGAGAGGGAAGAAGGTGATGTTTGTGGGTGACTCACTGAGTCTGAATCAGTGGGAATCGTTGGCATGTTTGCTTCATGCGTCGGTGCCCAATTCAAAGGCCACTTTTCTCCGTAGAGACGGCCTTACTTCCCTCGCTTTTCAG GATTATGGTGTGACGATATATCTGTATCGCACACCATATTTGGTAGACATTCAGAAACAAAGTATAGGAAATGTTTTGAATTTGAATTCGATTCAAGGCGGTGATACATGGAAAGGGATGGATGTGCTCGTGTTCAACTCCTGGCATTGGTGGACCCACACTGGAGATTTACAACC ATTTGACTACATACAAGATGGGTCAACTATCACGAAAGATATGGATCGTTTAGCAGCATATTATAAGGGCATGTCGACTTGGGGAAGATGGGTTGACCTTAACGTTGACCCATCTAAAACTAAAGTATTCTTTCAAGGAATCTCTCCTACACATTACAT gggaaaGGAATGGGGATCATCATCAAGAAATTGTTATGGGGAATTACAACCTATAGAAGGATCATCATACCCAACAGGCTTACCCGAAGCTCAGGTTGTTCTAAACAAAGTCCTAAGTAATGTAAAGAAACCAGTTATTTTGCTCGATATCACAACATTGTCTCAATTGAGGAAAGATGCACATCCTTCATCTTATAGTGACTCGGGTGTGGATTGCAGTCATTGGTGTGTTCCCGGGTTACCCGATACTTGGAACCAACTTATGTATGCATCTTTCCTCACATGA